One Magnolia sinica isolate HGM2019 chromosome 2, MsV1, whole genome shotgun sequence genomic window, TGTGTGAGGAGTAGAAAATGTTACAAATTTCAAGCGTATGAAGACACTTCTGAGGGAAATGACTGAGAAATAGAACATGTTAAAATTTTCAAGTGTGCAAGGACTCTTTTGAGGGAAATGAGTGAGAAGTAGAAAATGTTACAAATTTCCAGTGTATAAAGACTCCTTTGAGGGAAGTCAGTGAGAACTATAAATGTTACAAATCTCCAAGTGTATTAGGACTCTTTTGAGGGAAGTGACTTAGAACCCAAAAAAATGTCACAACTTCAAATGTATAAGGACTCTCCTGAGGGAAGTAAATCAGAATTAAGAATGAGAAAATGATTTgggtggcatttttgtaattttgagaCTTTGGTTATGGGTATTTTCAAGTGTATAATAATGACTCTTTTGAGGGAATTGAGTGAGAACTAGAAGATATTACCAATTTCAAGTGTACAAGGAATTGAGTGAATTAGAACTAAGAGTAAGAAAATGTTGGGATTAGATGgcattttttgtaaatttttagtCTTTAATTTGGTCATGGCATTTTCAACTGTACAGGGATTCTCTCTATTGAAGTGAGTGAGAGCAGAAAAAATGTTACAAATTTGAAGTGTGCAAGGACTCTTTTTTAGGCAAGTGAATTGGAACTAAGAAAATGGTTGGGATtaaatggcatttttgtaattttgaaactCATGGAATTTTCAAGGCCTCTTTTGAGGGAAGTGAAAAGTTAGAGGGTTCCTTTGAGCAAAGTGAATAAGAAAATGGTTGGGATTAAATGGAAGTCTTTAAAATTTGAGACTTTGGACATGGtttatggaaaataaataaataaaatagaaggATGGAAACAGTTGCTACACTGAATATTAGGGTTTGAGTGTACTAGTTTTTCTTTTATGCATATATGTTGAGATAAAATGATCCTAAACATCCTATTTAcaacttgaaaaatggatggtccaaaatTCAAATGTATAAGGAGTTGGTACACTGAATATTAGCGTTTGAGTGTACTTGTTTTTCTTTTATGCATATATTCTGAGataaaatgatcctaaccatactATTGGcaacttgtaaaatggatggtccaaaatTCAAACGTACAAGGACTTTTTTAAGGGAAGTGAGTTGTGCCTAAAAATAATACAACTTCAGGTGTATAGGGATTTCTTTTTGAGCGAAGTGAATTAGAACtaggaaaaagaaaatggttaGGATAAAATGGCAACTTCGTAATTTTCAGACTTTTGTTAATGGCTTTACGGGAAAATAAAGAGCAACCAAAACAGTTGATACTCCGAATAACTAGGTGGTTTGATTTTTGAAATTATCTTGTTTAAGTATAATGCTGAAatagaatgatcctaaccatgcaTTTGATTACCTCGAAAATGGATGTTCCAAATTTGACCATACTGGAAAGTGTGAGATTAGTGACCTGCACCGTCCACCATGTGGGGGCACCTTTGATTGCTTATCCCTTTTGAAAATCACTTCATCTGATTagtttagaaaaatggatggttcatattggTAATGCAAGGTCCACCTTCAGTTGGCCATCCGATCCAGACCACTTCGATCTGAtaggataatcctaaccatctgctCCACTTGGAATATGCTAGAAAAGTTCAAACCATTCACACTGAGCCACCTTTGATCCCGTCAAACTTTCCTTGACCGGATGACCCTTACAAATCTGATCAATGGCCAGGAAAATAGATTGTTCATATTAATTAGACTAGAAAAGGTCCTAACTTCGGTTGGAACGGTTGGATTTTTCCCACGCATGCCATCAAGACACTACATGCTTCAAGAGGGACTTGATCTGCTCTCCACATCAAATCCCCGATCACCTTCACAAATGGGCCACTCAACTCTCAAGTTGTACCCTACTGAATAGGCAGGATTAAAAATAGCATCATCACAGGAAGCTCAGTCTGGCAATTGGGCCAcggttcagtaatccaaaccattgatctaaaGGACCTAACCTTGGATGGACCATCCCTCCCAAAAACGTCCAAGTTCGAAGACCATCTATCCACTCAAAACTATTCCAGGAggttccatccatccatccatttgtggcTCGCAACGCATGAATAGTCTGGATCATTTTGTCctggcccacttgtacaaatggaGGAAGCCAGCGTAGATGTCCTCTTAGGGTCTGCGATCATAAACAAACtctcatttcaataatatcaatGCATGAAGAGAAGGAAACAATGCTTGAAAAGAGTTCTAATTCCGGCATGTATGCCGCCAGAAAAATTGTAGAAGAGAAGCGgcaaaagaatacaaaatcatcCCCAACAAGACAAATACAGGTCCTCTCACCAACTACCCTAACTTCTACACATCCTGTCCGCCAAGGAAATTATGAATACATTACCACAAAAACCGTAACAACTCATCTGAGCAACCAACCCGCCATGCTTAGGCCTTCTTTGGCTTTATCCCCTTCACCCTCGAGTACAGAAAGACTCCAGCAAGCGCCACACCCGTTCCTGCAATACCGTCAAATCCATGGCTTTTCAGAAAACAAAGGGGCTAGAAGGCATGACTGTGTTGTGAGTGCAATCTTGGCGCATGCATACCTATTGCCAACATGGTGCACATGTGTGAGATAACCATGGCGTGCATCTATGTTTCCCTAATTCTAACTATTCAAGCATGGATATAGATTTGGACCAGGTTCCGCAAATCCTCTCAAAACACAAAATCTCTCAGGATATGGGCATTTGATAAGATTGATCAAAATGTTAGAAGACTCCCTTAGCAATATCAGTAGTTAATTTGTCAAACAAATGCATCCAGCTTGTGTGTCTGAGTTGGTTACTGTTCGCCCTTCCTAGAGGGAAGACCCGGTCAGTTCCCGCCCCCCAAGTATTCAGGAATCTGACTTGGGTACTCCAATCCTTGGAAGGGTCTTAAGTATCATTGGTCCATCAGGCGGACCACATCCATGCTCTAGGCTGATctgtttatcaggtggaccacacatgcagAAAACAAATGGTCGGTCAAACAGATACTGAGAATCCATGGTCAAAAATACACATGGCCCTCCAAATGAACAGACTGGCCTGCTGTTTTGACCATACCATCGGCTGGGCCAACTGCTGAGTGGTGCGGATCTCACATGTGAGAATGAGTGCACTGGAAAGTGCCACTCGCACAAGCCTGATTTGAACCTCTCAAAACAGATTAGGGCACTGTTTGGAGACAACGCCAGTGATAAATGCAGCCAATTCAAAGAGTGTAAGAGCATTTGTTCAGCAAGTGCGAGAAAAGTCTTGTCAAAACGTCTCGTAATGGCAAGCAAACTCATTCAAATCAAGAAAGGCTCAACACAAACATAGTAAGTTCCAAATGGGTAATTTGGATTCTTGTAGAAAATGACAAGAAATTACCGAGAGAATTGATTGGTGTGACGTGGGTCCTGAAGAAGAGAACTGAGGTCACAATGACCACAACCCGCTTCACGCAATTGCCGACGGAGTGGGTAACAGGCGACACCCTTGCCAATATCATATATGAAACCTGAGTTTCAAACAGCATAATTAGACTTGTATGAAGGAATGTAAGAATTACAGCTTCATAAGGAAGGCTTTCAGTTAAGAACATGGCCAAGTATATCAAATGCAAGCACATATGCATGTAGTGTTGAAGCAACAAAAAAGATTCACCTGCTGATAAGCATGGAAACAGAGCCCAGCCAGGAGAGACCTCACAACAACCTCATTGACATTCAAGCCCTAAGATGCCAGAAATCAAGGATCTTAGAAACACGAGTTTCATGTGCAATACAGAGGTATTAATTTCTGTCCAGGATTTTTGTTTTGCAATTTTCCATTGGAAATAATTACAGATTAATGTATTCATAAATACAGTACTTACAGCTGACTGCAGGTATACAGGAGTGAACTTGATGCCTTCCACCAATAGAGTTACAGGGGCTAAGAGCAGAAGCGACATTATTGTTATTATTGAAAAGAGGGTTATGTTGTCCAGAGATTCCTGTTCAATAAAACATTGTTGATTATGGATCACCTTctagctaaaaaggttctttgaTGAGCTACCCTTTTGAGTAAAGAACAGAAGATCAAGGTACAAGCAATGTAAGTTAGCTAAGGTAGCATTTGGGATGTACCAGAAAATCATGGCAGGTGGCGTCCCAAGCTTAAAATACTTGGTGTTAGGAGTGGCACAGAAAACTGAAGCTGTGAATTAAGAAAGCTAGTGTTTTCCTGCTGCTTCCATCCTAAAACATAAGTGAAATGCCAATGGCAAGTATCTCACCCACGATTAGGCAATAGCACATATGGTTGCTCGGGAACCAGGACCAAGATGTACCCAAAGGGCCTACTTGCACAAAGGGGTAAATCTGGAGTCATTGGAATTTTCATCCAAAGGGATGGAAATTGGAAATGTTCAGTGTTTGGCTCGTTGAGATTGCCATGGACAGGTAGTATGGTGACATTAAAAAGTTTGTGTTTGGCTCGTTGATATAGCTTAGAACAAAATGAATGGGGATTATTATACAATCCAATTCCACTAGAGATGCCCAGTTGAAACAGGCAATAAATGTCATTTGTGTTGTTTGTTTGTTGGAATGATTTGGAAAGTCAGCTTCAGAATACCAGAAGGTACTATTGGCGAACAGCAAAATACAGTGGAAATACATGGAACTATGGCAAGtttctttctgataatgtggttTACCTCTTTCTTAACCATAAATTTTTTGCTGAGGACATTACGAGACTGGTTGGTCACATTCGAAGCCATCGCACTCCAAAATCCAGCCCTATTTCTCAGAACAGAATAAACAGAAGGACATGCATCAGAAAGTTTAGGCTACCTTAACCAATTGTCAATAACAAACCACTAGTCTGAACAAACCATGCTCCTTGCAGACAAGCAGACATGCTTCTCTGACTATTTAGACCATAGGAACAGAAGTATTTCATCAGATTTTCTTACCAATTAAAAGAAGCTTCAGTGAGTGATGCCAACGCCACTCCACCAACAATCGGCACAAGAGAAGAAACCACCCACAGAGTAGGGTACTGCATGCACAGGAAGATCAAAcgaagttaaaaataaaaaacaattgaAGATAAATGGTGAAGCGGCCAGCCATGAGATAGCATATTGATCTCTGTGGTCACACCAGCTACATGACCAGCATTTTCTTCTGCTTATGTCTTCAAGCAGGCATTAGTAGGCTGGCAGCAGGCTGGGTTGGCATGTTGAATCTTGGGTCCCAACCTGACGTGGGTCAAGGGCTAGGCCTTGAATATTGACCAGTGGGTTGGGCTAGGGCCCAGGTTTGACAAAATTCTGGAGAGACCCAGCTGGAGTATGGCAATAGGCCCATTTATGATCTTGATGGGGTAGGTTGGCCTGAATTTCAAGACAATTAACAATTAGGCAAATTTAATCCTAGCACAACCTTGCCAATTGCCACCCAACAAGTATTTGTGGAAGATATTGAATTGTCCATTCTCGTCATGCATGGCTATATGCAGAGTTTctgttatcagcaatattattgataatatcagtATCACCGGGTTGGCGATACCAAAACCCCATTTATTCGTTGTTTTTCTGGGTATTGGCAATATATTGCTGATATTTCAACTTGTGTCAATAACATCTCGTCTCGCTGCAGTATCGTGGGCCTTTCTTTATAAAGTTACCCATCTTGACAATATTATTGCTGATATCGATGACACTGTCAATACAGGGGAGTTGGGTTGGGTAGGTGCTTAAAtagcaatacacacacacacacacacacacacacacacacacacacacacacatatatgcacCATTCCTTCTTCAAGTCTTGTGAATCAAGACAACTGATTGGGGGAGAAATTGAAGATCTAAAGCTTCGCTGGCTGGAACACAAAAGTATAAATTTgtgtttttttaatctttttgcaTGGATTTCCTCCCAAATCCATGTCTTTGCATGATTCTCATGCTCATACACTAACATGGATCTGAGTGGAAAATCAGGAGATTAGAGGATTAAAGTGGGCAAATTTTGGGAAACTGGGGAAATCTGATTTTTCCCCATTTTCTTGCCTAAATTAAATAATTGGGGGCCCATTTTTGAGATGATCATGAGGGTTGGTTGATCTGTCTATTCATGTTGACCTctcaaattttcagaaaaaaaatatattattatcattattatattttattatttatattttcaaaattttaactttgaaaaaaaaaaaatcaactttttttagacttctattttcttttaacttttttcttatttatggtTCCATGTTTATGATCAATGGGTTGCATTTGCTTGTGGAAATTAGTTTCTTTaacaaaaatatacaaaaatatttaaaaacaaatatatgattatttaatagggaaaaggtactatgcactcgacctcacgagtccgtcccatgaggtcgagctgtgtgggccccaccgtaatgcatttcgaacatctaccccatcagtcagatgcaccattccatcatggggtctcaaaaatcaagtcaatccgtgacttgtgtgggccacaccacatacagaagtggagaggggccgtgcaccattaaaacattcataatcattttttgggcccgccaagatgtggtttgcaaatccagcccatccattatgtgtgtcccacttggatgagggtttagaccaagttttagacacatgcaaatttcaggtgggccccaccaagtgcttttatatgttttaacggtgtcttcacatgattttagatggtatggcccacctgagttccgtatacggctgatttttgggatatcccataatttaaaggggacccatcaaatgcacggtattgatggtcgacatgcatcacggtggggcccacacagctcgacctcacgggagcttatcgtgaggtcgagcgcatagtaccttttccctattttatatatatatatatatatatatatatatatatatatatatatatatatatatttgcatttgaaaatttatttcttGTATGGATGCATGGTTGCatcatgaaatgaatgtatgTTTGCGAAtgtatgcatggatagatggatggatatggatgtatgtgtatgcatggatggatggatggatagatggatcgatggttggttggatggatagatcatGTGTGtgcgtatgcatgcatggatgaatggttaGACATGTATTATGTATGGCATGTTATcggtatgcatggatgaatggatggttggatgatggatcgatggatgcatggatggatggttagacatgcatgcatgaatggatggatggatggatcattcaTGTGTATGAATGCATTAACGAAAGCAAGTATGCATGGATCATGGATGtacgtgtgagtgtgtgtgtgtgtgtgtgtgtgtgtgtgtgtgtgtgtgtgtgtgtgaacgtatgaatggatggatggacatatatgtatgcatgcatggatggatgtctGACTTGTTCTTTGCTTTAAATAAATTTAAGTGATTATTGTGTTCCAAAAGAATGATATTATTAGTTGCTTTTGTATCATATGAACTCATTTTCGTTACTattccactattttttttttaacagtggCACATGCCTTAGGCTCCTATTTAATGGATATTTATGTTATATGTATTgttcttttttgcaatttttttaattcctaaatatgtaaaatgTGCATCTTTTAGCATCTTctcaagtttcattgaaaaattccactgtttcccccatgtttccctgAGTCAGCAATACATTTCCTGGTATTAGCGCTAATATCCGCAATAACGATACATTTTGTATCCCCGTTCAGCAATACATGTGACGATACCGATACCACGAACATTGGCTATATGGAGGATAACATCTCAGAGAAGAAGTGTTGAATGTTGATACTACATTTGGAATATTTCCAAGCATGCTAGCTAGATGGTGAATTTACTGAAAACAGTCAAGATGCAACTATGTTGATTATTTCTCAGCTTCAAGTATTGCAGTTTCCACAGTAGTATAGAAAGCTCACCTCCCCTAGGAACATGGCAGAGAGAATAACCGAGAAAAAGGGCTCCATGGCTTTGATTGTGTGTGTGAAGGAAACAGCAACTTTTCCAAGACTCATATTGGTGAAAAGGTTTCCCAACGTGTGCACAACAGCCAAAGGGAGGATTGCTACCAGCTGTAAAGTGAATGTTCATAACAAAACATGAGCTTAGTGATAAATCTAAGTGATGGCAATGATATtgaatcaccattcaagaataaGATCAAAATAAAACCTCAAAAGAAGAGAGCATGATATTAAAAAACCTGTGCAGAACTAATCTTGGGCCTCCTGTATAGATTAGTTGACCACATAAAAAGAACAAGCACAGTCCCAACAGCAAACTGAAGTGTTGTGATGGTTACTGGGAATGGAAAGACCTTCAGAACCTGCACATGAACAGAAGCATTAATTCATTTTCCTCCTCGGGCATTGATATTTTTTTGCAGCGTCTCTAGTATTTATGTAGGATTTGAGGTGTCAGAGAAATATTGTAAGCAGTTTAACAACAACTTCTTGCAAGCTTTACAACTTGCATTTTAACAAATCACATAACACTATTCAACAACTTCACTGAGCTCAGAAAATTTGTAGCGTTACTAAATTTGCAGAAACTTTGGGCAGCATGACCAAAATACACCCATTTCCATGGCATCAGTACAATCAATTTCATGCTGTTACTCGTGGAAAAAAGAATGTCCCTAATCAAAGGAAAATTTCTGCTCTTTACTTCCTACAATATGTTCAATACACTTAAGTTTCTGACAGTCTACCACTTAAAAAGGC contains:
- the LOC131237842 gene encoding triose phosphate/phosphate translocator, non-green plastid, chloroplastic, yielding MQSSAFGPSPTNPFLKPFKSTKPNPNPRFNPISIPPLPKSLRVTSIYGLSALPSPKSPTLSRFRRWIAVPSPDPDLRTRDVTVRASSVPESAGESTKSSSLVQTLQLGSLFGLWYLFNIYFNIYNKQVLKVFPFPVTITTLQFAVGTVLVLFMWSTNLYRRPKISSAQLVAILPLAVVHTLGNLFTNMSLGKVAVSFTHTIKAMEPFFSVILSAMFLGEYPTLWVVSSLVPIVGGVALASLTEASFNWAGFWSAMASNVTNQSRNVLSKKFMVKKEESLDNITLFSIITIMSLLLLAPVTLLVEGIKFTPVYLQSAGLNVNEVVVRSLLAGLCFHAYQQVSYMILARVSPVTHSVGNCVKRVVVIVTSVLFFRTHVTPINSLGTGVALAGVFLYSRVKGIKPKKA